Proteins from a single region of Anastrepha ludens isolate Willacy chromosome 5, idAnaLude1.1, whole genome shotgun sequence:
- the LOC128862783 gene encoding A-kinase anchor protein 200 isoform X1, with amino-acid sequence MGKTQSKRSVDITTEAKKTPDEEVGKLEKIEDLDQKQVNGDASSQDNAETETLQKKEGDETENDKDLTTEKSGGESGAQDGGGDSNTGQCNTSAAEPASKEDDSAASKDGNKTAEEISPLADENNKKPKKEKVKKKWSFRSISFGKKDKQKPTKAEDAATENAAATNDETASQVGEGAATEEAGEKVQNTEAAGDPEAKKSCEKPIENGDSSEKEVNGEKTSTSTTPIEEQPAKEISSNENATNITKNTTETTNSVENNSTTTTETNQTEKKTTTTATIAAADTFESAPAVVSNGEAIENNGTDTLSTVDEQKDQVIDKAAELIVETSDVVEKMKSIPNVANEVSDNNGVHQNGTSANGEELETEIESKSQVEVIFQTDKAALTDDLVTLTTATTSSSPKSTLILSPDPNNTESKKIENCAPSSTSVIRDLTETRFEEAIIATESAASVVVDVAFKAIEPVSTSTVSDTNPIVDGNVYAGNEEPPEPEPQNERRPDQSPTESHCETEGDESNTAVSATSTAHESPKPPPLPVSPPPSQVSVFAFNDNNQVEEEGICAPSTDILAEIETSKPPSTALCNDIGSMPDLQATDEKILNKEDGTCDLPSSCVQSESDTETIVIEATTPEYFIKQVEDTIEQPEASEAPENSSKYIQQNILVTDEEPSTANFPNSAHEVARVPEHISENEDDEFVKAATAVVDEITEKAVELIQQQKDVHLQSEAEESDKIITTNEDEDIKTDNKTTGIDNHVNDDESFPVEEVKSQMESFSTKSEDTDSIKNAPLAVESLLHDCLKTTDKHIVEEENPFSTEICSDSVVSVNDNLN; translated from the exons ATGGGTAAAACTCAAAGCAAAAGATCCGTTGATATAACCACCGAAGCCAAGAAGACTCCTGACGAAGAGGTTGGAAAGTTAGAAAAAATCGAAGATCTCGATCAGAAGCAAGTAAATGGTGATGCAAGCTCTCAGGATAATGCTGAAACGGag ACATTACAGAAAAAGGAGGGCGATGAAACTGAAAATGATAAAGATTTGACAACCGAAAAGAGTGGCGGCGAAAGTGGTGCCCAAGATGGCGGTGGTGACAGTAATACTGGCCAATGTAATACAAGTGCTGCGGAGCCTGCTTCTAAGGAAGACGACTCGGCTGCCTCTAAGGATGGTAATAAAACGGCAGAGGAAATATCGCCTCTTGCCGACGAGAATAACAAAAAGCCCAAGAAGGAGAAGGTAAAAAAGAAATGGTCGTTCCGCAGCATCTCATTCGgaaaaaaagataaacaaaaGCCTACAAAGGCCGAAGACGCAGCAACTGAAAATGCGGCGGCCACAAATGATGAAACCGCATCTCAAGTTGGCGAAGGGGCAGCCACAGAAGAG gcgggagaaaaagttcaaaatactGAAGCAGCTGGGGACCCTGAAGCAAAAAAATCTTGTGAAAAGCCCATTGAAAATGGCGATAGCTCTGAGAAAGAAGTGAATGGGGAGAAAACATCTACATCAACCACACCAATCGAAGAGCAGCCAGCAAAGGAAATCTCTTCCAACGAAAACGCCACCAACATTACGAAAAACACCACCGAAACAACAAACTCAGTTGAGAATAACTCAACCACTACCACTGAAACTAATCAGACTGAGAAGAAAACTACTACCACTGCCACTATTGCAGCCGCAGACACTTTTGAAAGCGCACCCGCTGTCGTGAGTAATGGTGAGGCAATCGAAAATAACGGAACAGACACGTTATCGACTGTCGATGAGCAGAAAGATCAAGTTATAGACAAAGCAGCGGAATTAATTGTTGAAACGTCTGACGTTGtcgaaaaaatgaaaagcattCCAAATGTTGCAAACGAGGTGTCCGATAACAACGGTGTACATCAAAATGGCACGAGCGCAAATGGTGAAGAGCTCGAAACCGAAATCGAGTCCAAATCACAAGTTGAGGTAATATTCCAAACAGATAAAGCTGCCCTCACTGATGATTTAGTTACTTTAACTACCGCTACTACTTCCTCCTCACCCAAATCAACCCTTATTTTATCCCCTGATCCCAACAACACTGAATCAAAGAAGATCGAAAATTGCGCACCAAGCAGCACAAGTGTGATTAGAGATTTGACTGAAACGAGATTTGAAGAAGCAATTATTGCTACTGAAAGTGCCGCAAGTGTTGTAGTTGATGTGGCTTTTAAGGCAATCGAACCTGTATCAACATCTACAGTCTCAGACACTAATCCAATTGTAGACGGTAATGTTTATGCAGGGAACGAAGAGCCGCCGGAGCCTGAACCCCAAAATGAAAGGCGCCCAGATCAAAGCCCAACCGAAAGCCATTGTGAAACCGAAGGTGACGAATCGAATACAGCAGTAAGTGCAACGTCAACGGCTCATGAGTCCCCAAAACCTCCTCCGCTACCTGTTTCCCCTCCACCTTCACAGGTGTCGGTTTTTGCGTTTAATGACAACAATCAAGTTGAGGAAGAAGGAATTTGTGCTCCTTCCACGGATATTCTTGCTGAAATCGAAACGTCAAAACCACCCTCCACCGCTCTATGTAATGATATCGGTAGCATGCCTGATTTACAAGCTACggatgaaaaaatattgaacaaagaaGATGGTACGTGCGACCTTCCATCTTCTTGTGTTCAGAGTGAATCTGACACGGAAACTATTGTTATCGAGGCCACTACACCGGAATATTTCATCAAACAAGTGGAAGATACCATTGAGCAACCAGAAGCTTCCGAAGCGCCGGAGAATTCCAGTAAATATATTCAGCAGAATATATTGGTAACCGATGAAGAACCTTCGACGGCCAACTTTCCTAACTCGGCGCACGAAGTTGCACGGGTTCCAGAGCACATTTCGGAGAATGAAGATGATGAATTTGTAAAGGCAGCCACAGCAGTGGTAGATGAAATAACAGAAAAAGCTGTAGAGCTaattcaacaacaaaaagatGTACATCTACAATCAGAAGCTGAGGAATCTGACAAAATTATTacaacaaatgaagatgaagatatTAAGACTGATAATAAAACTACCGGAATTGATAATCATGTTAATGATGATGAAAGTTTTCCCGTAGAGGAAGTAAAATCTCAAATGGAATCGTTTTCTACTAAAAGTGAGGATACAGATTCGATCAAAAATGCGCCGTTGGCTGTTGAGTCCCTTTTACATGACTGCCTAAAAACGACTGATAAGCATATAGTTGAGGAGGAAAATCCATTTTCTACagaaatttgtagtgacagtgtGGTCAGTGTTAATGATAATCTAAATTAA
- the LOC128862783 gene encoding A-kinase anchor protein 200 isoform X2, translating into MGKTQSKRSVDITTEAKKTPDEEVGKLEKIEDLDQKQVNGDASSQDNAETEKKEGDETENDKDLTTEKSGGESGAQDGGGDSNTGQCNTSAAEPASKEDDSAASKDGNKTAEEISPLADENNKKPKKEKVKKKWSFRSISFGKKDKQKPTKAEDAATENAAATNDETASQVGEGAATEEAGEKVQNTEAAGDPEAKKSCEKPIENGDSSEKEVNGEKTSTSTTPIEEQPAKEISSNENATNITKNTTETTNSVENNSTTTTETNQTEKKTTTTATIAAADTFESAPAVVSNGEAIENNGTDTLSTVDEQKDQVIDKAAELIVETSDVVEKMKSIPNVANEVSDNNGVHQNGTSANGEELETEIESKSQVEVIFQTDKAALTDDLVTLTTATTSSSPKSTLILSPDPNNTESKKIENCAPSSTSVIRDLTETRFEEAIIATESAASVVVDVAFKAIEPVSTSTVSDTNPIVDGNVYAGNEEPPEPEPQNERRPDQSPTESHCETEGDESNTAVSATSTAHESPKPPPLPVSPPPSQVSVFAFNDNNQVEEEGICAPSTDILAEIETSKPPSTALCNDIGSMPDLQATDEKILNKEDGTCDLPSSCVQSESDTETIVIEATTPEYFIKQVEDTIEQPEASEAPENSSKYIQQNILVTDEEPSTANFPNSAHEVARVPEHISENEDDEFVKAATAVVDEITEKAVELIQQQKDVHLQSEAEESDKIITTNEDEDIKTDNKTTGIDNHVNDDESFPVEEVKSQMESFSTKSEDTDSIKNAPLAVESLLHDCLKTTDKHIVEEENPFSTEICSDSVVSVNDNLN; encoded by the exons ATGGGTAAAACTCAAAGCAAAAGATCCGTTGATATAACCACCGAAGCCAAGAAGACTCCTGACGAAGAGGTTGGAAAGTTAGAAAAAATCGAAGATCTCGATCAGAAGCAAGTAAATGGTGATGCAAGCTCTCAGGATAATGCTGAAACGGag AAAAAGGAGGGCGATGAAACTGAAAATGATAAAGATTTGACAACCGAAAAGAGTGGCGGCGAAAGTGGTGCCCAAGATGGCGGTGGTGACAGTAATACTGGCCAATGTAATACAAGTGCTGCGGAGCCTGCTTCTAAGGAAGACGACTCGGCTGCCTCTAAGGATGGTAATAAAACGGCAGAGGAAATATCGCCTCTTGCCGACGAGAATAACAAAAAGCCCAAGAAGGAGAAGGTAAAAAAGAAATGGTCGTTCCGCAGCATCTCATTCGgaaaaaaagataaacaaaaGCCTACAAAGGCCGAAGACGCAGCAACTGAAAATGCGGCGGCCACAAATGATGAAACCGCATCTCAAGTTGGCGAAGGGGCAGCCACAGAAGAG gcgggagaaaaagttcaaaatactGAAGCAGCTGGGGACCCTGAAGCAAAAAAATCTTGTGAAAAGCCCATTGAAAATGGCGATAGCTCTGAGAAAGAAGTGAATGGGGAGAAAACATCTACATCAACCACACCAATCGAAGAGCAGCCAGCAAAGGAAATCTCTTCCAACGAAAACGCCACCAACATTACGAAAAACACCACCGAAACAACAAACTCAGTTGAGAATAACTCAACCACTACCACTGAAACTAATCAGACTGAGAAGAAAACTACTACCACTGCCACTATTGCAGCCGCAGACACTTTTGAAAGCGCACCCGCTGTCGTGAGTAATGGTGAGGCAATCGAAAATAACGGAACAGACACGTTATCGACTGTCGATGAGCAGAAAGATCAAGTTATAGACAAAGCAGCGGAATTAATTGTTGAAACGTCTGACGTTGtcgaaaaaatgaaaagcattCCAAATGTTGCAAACGAGGTGTCCGATAACAACGGTGTACATCAAAATGGCACGAGCGCAAATGGTGAAGAGCTCGAAACCGAAATCGAGTCCAAATCACAAGTTGAGGTAATATTCCAAACAGATAAAGCTGCCCTCACTGATGATTTAGTTACTTTAACTACCGCTACTACTTCCTCCTCACCCAAATCAACCCTTATTTTATCCCCTGATCCCAACAACACTGAATCAAAGAAGATCGAAAATTGCGCACCAAGCAGCACAAGTGTGATTAGAGATTTGACTGAAACGAGATTTGAAGAAGCAATTATTGCTACTGAAAGTGCCGCAAGTGTTGTAGTTGATGTGGCTTTTAAGGCAATCGAACCTGTATCAACATCTACAGTCTCAGACACTAATCCAATTGTAGACGGTAATGTTTATGCAGGGAACGAAGAGCCGCCGGAGCCTGAACCCCAAAATGAAAGGCGCCCAGATCAAAGCCCAACCGAAAGCCATTGTGAAACCGAAGGTGACGAATCGAATACAGCAGTAAGTGCAACGTCAACGGCTCATGAGTCCCCAAAACCTCCTCCGCTACCTGTTTCCCCTCCACCTTCACAGGTGTCGGTTTTTGCGTTTAATGACAACAATCAAGTTGAGGAAGAAGGAATTTGTGCTCCTTCCACGGATATTCTTGCTGAAATCGAAACGTCAAAACCACCCTCCACCGCTCTATGTAATGATATCGGTAGCATGCCTGATTTACAAGCTACggatgaaaaaatattgaacaaagaaGATGGTACGTGCGACCTTCCATCTTCTTGTGTTCAGAGTGAATCTGACACGGAAACTATTGTTATCGAGGCCACTACACCGGAATATTTCATCAAACAAGTGGAAGATACCATTGAGCAACCAGAAGCTTCCGAAGCGCCGGAGAATTCCAGTAAATATATTCAGCAGAATATATTGGTAACCGATGAAGAACCTTCGACGGCCAACTTTCCTAACTCGGCGCACGAAGTTGCACGGGTTCCAGAGCACATTTCGGAGAATGAAGATGATGAATTTGTAAAGGCAGCCACAGCAGTGGTAGATGAAATAACAGAAAAAGCTGTAGAGCTaattcaacaacaaaaagatGTACATCTACAATCAGAAGCTGAGGAATCTGACAAAATTATTacaacaaatgaagatgaagatatTAAGACTGATAATAAAACTACCGGAATTGATAATCATGTTAATGATGATGAAAGTTTTCCCGTAGAGGAAGTAAAATCTCAAATGGAATCGTTTTCTACTAAAAGTGAGGATACAGATTCGATCAAAAATGCGCCGTTGGCTGTTGAGTCCCTTTTACATGACTGCCTAAAAACGACTGATAAGCATATAGTTGAGGAGGAAAATCCATTTTCTACagaaatttgtagtgacagtgtGGTCAGTGTTAATGATAATCTAAATTAA
- the LOC128862783 gene encoding A-kinase anchor protein 200 isoform X3 — MGKTQSKRSVDITTEAKKTPDEEVGKLEKIEDLDQKQVNGDASSQDNAETETLQKKEGDETENDKDLTTEKSGGESGAQDGGGDSNTGQCNTSAAEPASKEDDSAASKDGNKTAEEISPLADENNKKPKKEKVKKKWSFRSISFGKKDKQKPTKAEDAATENAAATNDETASQVGEGAATEEAGEKVQNTEAAGDPEAKKSCEKPIENGDSSEKEVNGEKTSTSTTPIEEQPAKEISSNENATNITKNTTETTNSVENNSTTTTETNQTEKKTTTTATIAAADTFESAPAVVSNGEAIENNGTDTLSTVDEQKDQVIDKAAELIVETSDVVEKMKSIPNVANEVSDNNGVHQNGTSANGEELETEIESKSQVEIENCAPSSTSVIRDLTETRFEEAIIATESAASVVVDVAFKAIEPVSTSTVSDTNPIVDGNVYAGNEEPPEPEPQNERRPDQSPTESHCETEGDESNTAVSATSTAHESPKPPPLPVSPPPSQVSVFAFNDNNQVEEEGICAPSTDILAEIETSKPPSTALCNDIGSMPDLQATDEKILNKEDGTCDLPSSCVQSESDTETIVIEATTPEYFIKQVEDTIEQPEASEAPENSSKYIQQNILVTDEEPSTANFPNSAHEVARVPEHISENEDDEFVKAATAVVDEITEKAVELIQQQKDVHLQSEAEESDKIITTNEDEDIKTDNKTTGIDNHVNDDESFPVEEVKSQMESFSTKSEDTDSIKNAPLAVESLLHDCLKTTDKHIVEEENPFSTEICSDSVVSVNDNLN, encoded by the exons ATGGGTAAAACTCAAAGCAAAAGATCCGTTGATATAACCACCGAAGCCAAGAAGACTCCTGACGAAGAGGTTGGAAAGTTAGAAAAAATCGAAGATCTCGATCAGAAGCAAGTAAATGGTGATGCAAGCTCTCAGGATAATGCTGAAACGGag ACATTACAGAAAAAGGAGGGCGATGAAACTGAAAATGATAAAGATTTGACAACCGAAAAGAGTGGCGGCGAAAGTGGTGCCCAAGATGGCGGTGGTGACAGTAATACTGGCCAATGTAATACAAGTGCTGCGGAGCCTGCTTCTAAGGAAGACGACTCGGCTGCCTCTAAGGATGGTAATAAAACGGCAGAGGAAATATCGCCTCTTGCCGACGAGAATAACAAAAAGCCCAAGAAGGAGAAGGTAAAAAAGAAATGGTCGTTCCGCAGCATCTCATTCGgaaaaaaagataaacaaaaGCCTACAAAGGCCGAAGACGCAGCAACTGAAAATGCGGCGGCCACAAATGATGAAACCGCATCTCAAGTTGGCGAAGGGGCAGCCACAGAAGAG gcgggagaaaaagttcaaaatactGAAGCAGCTGGGGACCCTGAAGCAAAAAAATCTTGTGAAAAGCCCATTGAAAATGGCGATAGCTCTGAGAAAGAAGTGAATGGGGAGAAAACATCTACATCAACCACACCAATCGAAGAGCAGCCAGCAAAGGAAATCTCTTCCAACGAAAACGCCACCAACATTACGAAAAACACCACCGAAACAACAAACTCAGTTGAGAATAACTCAACCACTACCACTGAAACTAATCAGACTGAGAAGAAAACTACTACCACTGCCACTATTGCAGCCGCAGACACTTTTGAAAGCGCACCCGCTGTCGTGAGTAATGGTGAGGCAATCGAAAATAACGGAACAGACACGTTATCGACTGTCGATGAGCAGAAAGATCAAGTTATAGACAAAGCAGCGGAATTAATTGTTGAAACGTCTGACGTTGtcgaaaaaatgaaaagcattCCAAATGTTGCAAACGAGGTGTCCGATAACAACGGTGTACATCAAAATGGCACGAGCGCAAATGGTGAAGAGCTCGAAACCGAAATCGAGTCCAAATCACAAGTTGAG ATCGAAAATTGCGCACCAAGCAGCACAAGTGTGATTAGAGATTTGACTGAAACGAGATTTGAAGAAGCAATTATTGCTACTGAAAGTGCCGCAAGTGTTGTAGTTGATGTGGCTTTTAAGGCAATCGAACCTGTATCAACATCTACAGTCTCAGACACTAATCCAATTGTAGACGGTAATGTTTATGCAGGGAACGAAGAGCCGCCGGAGCCTGAACCCCAAAATGAAAGGCGCCCAGATCAAAGCCCAACCGAAAGCCATTGTGAAACCGAAGGTGACGAATCGAATACAGCAGTAAGTGCAACGTCAACGGCTCATGAGTCCCCAAAACCTCCTCCGCTACCTGTTTCCCCTCCACCTTCACAGGTGTCGGTTTTTGCGTTTAATGACAACAATCAAGTTGAGGAAGAAGGAATTTGTGCTCCTTCCACGGATATTCTTGCTGAAATCGAAACGTCAAAACCACCCTCCACCGCTCTATGTAATGATATCGGTAGCATGCCTGATTTACAAGCTACggatgaaaaaatattgaacaaagaaGATGGTACGTGCGACCTTCCATCTTCTTGTGTTCAGAGTGAATCTGACACGGAAACTATTGTTATCGAGGCCACTACACCGGAATATTTCATCAAACAAGTGGAAGATACCATTGAGCAACCAGAAGCTTCCGAAGCGCCGGAGAATTCCAGTAAATATATTCAGCAGAATATATTGGTAACCGATGAAGAACCTTCGACGGCCAACTTTCCTAACTCGGCGCACGAAGTTGCACGGGTTCCAGAGCACATTTCGGAGAATGAAGATGATGAATTTGTAAAGGCAGCCACAGCAGTGGTAGATGAAATAACAGAAAAAGCTGTAGAGCTaattcaacaacaaaaagatGTACATCTACAATCAGAAGCTGAGGAATCTGACAAAATTATTacaacaaatgaagatgaagatatTAAGACTGATAATAAAACTACCGGAATTGATAATCATGTTAATGATGATGAAAGTTTTCCCGTAGAGGAAGTAAAATCTCAAATGGAATCGTTTTCTACTAAAAGTGAGGATACAGATTCGATCAAAAATGCGCCGTTGGCTGTTGAGTCCCTTTTACATGACTGCCTAAAAACGACTGATAAGCATATAGTTGAGGAGGAAAATCCATTTTCTACagaaatttgtagtgacagtgtGGTCAGTGTTAATGATAATCTAAATTAA